Proteins encoded by one window of Agrobacterium tumefaciens:
- the repB gene encoding plasmid partitioning protein RepB: MSRKDAIDTLFLKKQPATDRAAVDKSTARVRTGAISAMGSSLQEMAEGAKAAARLQDQLATGEAVVSLDPSMIDGSPIADRLPSDVDPKFEQLEASISQEGQQVPVLVRPHPEAAGRYQIVYGRRRLRAAVNLRREVSAIVRNLTDCELVVAQGRENLNRADLSFIEKALFALRLEDAGFDRATIIAALSTDKADLSRYITVARGIPLNLATQIGPASKAGRSRWVALAEGLGKPKATDAIEAMLGSEQFKQSDSDTRFNLIFNAVSRPPAKTPKKVRAWSTPKGKKAATIRQETGRTALVFDERLVPTFGEYVADQLDSLYAQFIETNGGGKLDQ; the protein is encoded by the coding sequence ATGAGCCGCAAAGACGCAATCGATACTTTGTTCCTCAAGAAGCAACCTGCGACCGATAGAGCAGCAGTCGACAAGTCGACCGCTCGTGTTCGTACCGGAGCGATTTCGGCCATGGGTTCGTCTTTGCAAGAGATGGCTGAGGGCGCAAAGGCTGCAGCTCGGCTGCAGGATCAACTGGCTACAGGCGAAGCCGTCGTGTCTCTGGATCCATCCATGATCGACGGGTCGCCGATCGCGGATCGGCTGCCCTCAGACGTGGATCCGAAATTCGAGCAGCTTGAGGCGAGCATTTCGCAGGAGGGGCAGCAGGTGCCGGTTCTTGTCAGACCGCACCCTGAGGCTGCCGGTCGATATCAGATCGTATATGGAAGGCGGCGGCTGCGCGCGGCAGTAAATCTGCGGAGAGAGGTTTCTGCCATTGTTCGAAATCTCACGGACTGTGAACTGGTCGTGGCCCAGGGCCGCGAAAATCTTAACCGTGCTGACCTCTCGTTCATTGAGAAGGCTCTCTTCGCCCTGCGCCTCGAAGATGCGGGTTTTGATAGAGCCACCATCATTGCCGCGCTATCCACTGACAAGGCCGACCTCAGCCGCTACATAACTGTAGCAAGGGGCATACCGCTGAACCTCGCCACACAAATCGGCCCAGCGTCGAAAGCGGGTCGATCGCGTTGGGTCGCACTTGCCGAGGGGCTTGGGAAGCCTAAGGCAACCGACGCAATCGAAGCGATGCTTGGGTCAGAGCAGTTCAAGCAATCTGATAGCGATACCCGCTTTAACCTCATTTTCAACGCCGTTTCAAGGCCACCTGCGAAGACTCCAAAAAAGGTAAGGGCCTGGAGCACGCCAAAGGGGAAAAAGGCAGCGACGATCCGACAAGAAACTGGACGAACGGCTCTGGTTTTCGACGAGAGACTGGTGCCAACTTTTGGCGAATATGTCGCTGACCAGTTGGACAGTCTGTACGCCCAGTTCATTGAAACCAACGGAGGAGGCAAGCTCGACCAATAG